One stretch of Chryseobacterium indologenes DNA includes these proteins:
- a CDS encoding DUF2931 family protein — MDDKKMAFQVEISQPDNRYQVTPVFDKIKTLEGNRAGLPYGSSSGNWGDSGKSWTEQYGTPIGADITYYADYENKYYQLNVDFPVDTIKDYMERAYSRWDDLQGETKEYKRLGRGYSASNGVNAYDSFSTLVFGFAPKGMVVVWLNFGNTRIELGRYQAQPVTDPVEIAKAKEKYLKMYRISPERYVESQKEYFIPDASPKEWDDYRQRYHWRPVVTSTNPKFRLFEVLNYTYNGEKEGALRPWVLNMPYKERAIPQEMVFTWETGKEKQEQRNVRAFFNWEKTNEAFKQAGNKIDMQVKIAADNHSIEILLNGKPLETDSIRIYQWSGDYKESYK, encoded by the coding sequence ATGGATGATAAAAAGATGGCATTTCAGGTAGAGATATCACAGCCTGATAATAGATATCAGGTTACCCCTGTATTTGATAAAATAAAAACGTTGGAAGGCAACCGGGCAGGATTGCCTTATGGAAGTTCTTCCGGGAATTGGGGGGACTCAGGTAAATCATGGACGGAACAATATGGAACTCCAATTGGTGCAGATATTACTTATTATGCTGATTATGAAAATAAGTATTATCAATTGAATGTAGATTTTCCTGTAGATACTATAAAGGATTATATGGAGCGAGCTTATTCCAGATGGGATGACTTACAAGGTGAAACCAAGGAATATAAGAGGTTAGGTAGAGGTTATAGTGCTTCTAATGGTGTTAATGCTTATGACAGTTTTTCTACATTGGTTTTTGGTTTTGCTCCTAAGGGTATGGTCGTGGTATGGCTCAACTTTGGAAATACCCGTATTGAATTGGGAAGATATCAGGCTCAACCTGTTACAGATCCTGTAGAAATAGCCAAAGCAAAAGAAAAATATCTTAAGATGTATCGTATAAGCCCGGAACGCTATGTGGAGTCCCAGAAAGAATATTTTATTCCTGATGCCAGTCCAAAAGAATGGGATGATTACAGGCAGCGTTACCATTGGCGTCCTGTGGTAACTTCTACGAATCCTAAATTCAGGTTATTTGAAGTGCTGAATTACACCTATAATGGTGAAAAAGAAGGGGCATTAAGGCCGTGGGTTTTAAACATGCCTTATAAAGAAAGAGCGATTCCTCAGGAAATGGTATTTACATGGGAAACCGGGAAAGAAAAACAGGAACAACGAAATGTGCGTGCCTTTTTCAATTGGGAAAAGACCAATGAAGCATTTAAACAGGCAGGAAATAAGATCGATATGCAGGTGAAAATTGCAGCAGACAATCACTCAATTGAAATTTTACTCAATGGTAAGCCTTTGGAAACGGACAGTATCCGTATTTACCAATGGTCAGGAGATTATAAGGAAAGCTATAAATAA
- a CDS encoding phospholipase effector Tle1 domain-containing protein has product MSIEYIVEGKIRTQVKGDYLVFAKENITHNSENSLEQSGKESGVSYNKAKTIHPNDSPVNLLEVSLNLFFDGTQNNKTNTDLGKDYEESNHDDDSYTNDYSNVARGYDAIDPAAEHQYAVYIEGIGTKDGESEMYLWGNVPNTGILFGTDGRGVRAKVTKGCVEAGKKLAKYTQKDIHLKVNVFGFSRGATAARHFLHIATNRARILKGSSKDGMAIPPHEAEGKRIKVRLDDDLVLNYGYFGACLIDNKVIPKKITFNFAGLYDTVASYGMDHRPKSVGGVPIIHGDTKQLGLDAVKKAYFTLQIAADNEYRDNFDLTDIDSTGVKGLQFILPGVHSDIGGCYVNQNEEKVDLYTERENEGRKCEQFRKILIEEGWYTPEEIVVKKIISAHKYGVNTKYILVGTRRPFNTYDKVSLNTMFYYSGQDQFGVKYSQKGIDNHKITDIFLIDIYSQLTNYMNACNTLRNTYVAEFNKSNSSGDYLSKIKTLHYEDFVDLDQLKTLRNKYLHWSASATKIGYGPRVGKVVSGKERIRNIQYG; this is encoded by the coding sequence ATGAGTATAGAATATATAGTAGAAGGGAAGATAAGAACTCAGGTAAAAGGAGATTATCTGGTATTTGCTAAGGAGAATATCACCCACAATAGCGAAAACTCTCTGGAACAATCTGGGAAAGAATCCGGAGTCAGCTATAATAAAGCAAAGACGATACATCCCAATGACAGCCCTGTAAATTTACTGGAGGTAAGTCTCAATCTTTTTTTTGACGGCACTCAAAATAATAAAACGAATACTGATCTTGGGAAGGATTATGAGGAATCTAACCATGATGATGATAGCTATACCAATGATTATTCTAATGTAGCCAGAGGCTATGATGCTATAGATCCTGCAGCTGAACATCAATATGCTGTATATATAGAAGGTATTGGAACCAAAGATGGTGAAAGCGAAATGTATTTGTGGGGAAATGTTCCTAATACAGGGATCTTATTTGGAACAGATGGGCGCGGAGTAAGGGCAAAAGTAACAAAAGGTTGTGTAGAAGCAGGAAAAAAACTGGCAAAATATACCCAGAAAGACATTCATCTGAAAGTAAATGTGTTTGGTTTTAGCCGTGGAGCGACTGCTGCAAGGCATTTTCTACATATTGCTACGAACCGAGCCCGAATTCTTAAAGGATCTAGCAAAGATGGAATGGCGATTCCGCCTCATGAAGCAGAAGGTAAACGAATTAAAGTAAGACTGGATGACGATCTGGTATTGAACTATGGTTATTTTGGAGCTTGTTTGATTGATAATAAGGTAATTCCTAAAAAAATAACATTCAACTTTGCCGGGTTATATGATACAGTAGCTTCTTATGGGATGGACCACCGTCCAAAGTCGGTGGGAGGAGTTCCTATTATTCATGGGGATACCAAGCAGCTTGGCCTTGATGCTGTTAAAAAAGCCTATTTTACTTTACAAATTGCAGCTGATAATGAATATCGAGATAATTTTGATTTAACTGATATTGACAGTACAGGAGTAAAAGGATTACAATTTATACTACCAGGAGTTCATTCTGATATAGGAGGCTGTTACGTCAACCAGAATGAAGAAAAAGTAGATCTGTATACCGAAAGAGAAAATGAAGGAAGAAAATGTGAACAGTTCAGGAAAATACTGATAGAGGAAGGCTGGTATACCCCGGAAGAAATTGTGGTGAAAAAAATAATTTCTGCCCATAAATATGGGGTCAATACCAAATATATATTAGTAGGAACACGAAGACCCTTTAATACGTATGATAAGGTTTCGCTTAATACAATGTTTTATTACTCAGGTCAGGATCAGTTTGGGGTTAAATATTCACAAAAAGGAATTGATAATCATAAAATAACAGATATTTTTCTTATCGATATATATAGTCAGTTGACAAATTATATGAATGCCTGTAATACATTGCGAAACACCTATGTAGCAGAGTTTAACAAAAGTAATTCGTCGGGAGATTATCTTTCAAAAATAAAAACGTTGCATTATGAAGATTTTGTAGATTTGGATCAACTTAAAACATTGAGAAATAAATACCTCCACTGGTCTGCCAGTGCCACTAAAATAGGATATGGTCCGAGAGTAGGAAAAGTTGTAAGTGGAAAAGAACGAATCAGAAATATACAATATGGATAA
- a CDS encoding type VI secretion system Vgr family protein yields the protein MKNRTDKNEFPSNEEYSKLKKEAFVHQSNAKRISENHIAGINRVIKLEVHANGKPIMHFKHFKLIQSAVKHHEFEMILAHDSLENRQTQNLEDVHKLLGKRLTATFSYKDVEDTPNRSFVGVITQVGFSREKTNLGDIVLKGQSPTILLDGALHTQSFGGNQPVNMGIIANEVIKQGLDSSDFDFNIDTNDSSHILYSSQYEETHYNYLARMAEAYGEQFFYDGYVLHFGKLPKSGNQHIQLIEGSNVNEVRIELRAVPIKPQFYGYNSNENEKLTSGETSIQHLGDLAQTAYKNNDRIYKTPSLRVAPIRAVTHLDVEYSQKSASGSKAVEVMNVSGSTSIPFLHPGCVADIKIREQDSNKTRHLTTLMITETVHEVNARGYYTGSFEAISEGTGYMPQPEFYIPRPEPQIATVVSNTDPAGQGRVSVRFDWQLNETTDFIRMMSPDAGGTGQITQNRGYVAVPEVGDQVMVNFQHGHPDRPFVMGGMFHGGTGLGGGANNHMRSIQTKSGIKILMNDDEKSVNIIDPSGNNYLMDGQGNIIITAPNDITFNAGGNLAINVGQNMSTTVQMSSNESIGINKSSSVGMMNMLTVGKDFITNVIGKLTHYVKGDMETYGEKEHKTISLKGMEVSSGNKIEHHAEKEINNNSNEQSKNH from the coding sequence ATGAAAAACAGAACTGATAAAAATGAATTTCCATCCAATGAGGAGTATTCAAAATTAAAAAAAGAAGCTTTTGTTCATCAGAGCAATGCTAAAAGGATTTCGGAAAATCACATAGCAGGAATTAACCGTGTTATAAAACTTGAAGTTCATGCCAATGGTAAACCTATAATGCATTTTAAGCATTTCAAATTAATACAAAGTGCGGTAAAGCATCATGAATTTGAAATGATCCTTGCTCACGACAGTCTTGAAAACAGGCAGACTCAAAATCTGGAAGATGTCCATAAGCTATTGGGGAAGAGACTTACAGCTACTTTTTCCTATAAAGATGTAGAAGATACACCCAATAGGTCATTTGTTGGGGTGATTACTCAGGTAGGATTCAGTCGGGAAAAAACTAATCTCGGAGATATTGTCCTTAAAGGGCAAAGTCCTACAATTTTACTGGATGGAGCTCTCCATACTCAAAGTTTTGGAGGAAACCAACCTGTGAATATGGGAATTATCGCTAATGAAGTCATCAAACAAGGATTAGACAGTTCAGATTTTGATTTTAATATTGATACGAACGACAGTTCTCACATTCTGTACAGCAGCCAATATGAGGAAACACATTATAATTATCTGGCAAGAATGGCTGAAGCGTATGGAGAGCAGTTCTTCTATGATGGGTATGTTTTACACTTTGGAAAACTTCCAAAATCAGGAAATCAGCATATCCAGTTAATTGAAGGAAGTAATGTGAATGAGGTAAGGATAGAACTCAGGGCGGTTCCTATCAAGCCACAATTTTATGGCTATAACAGTAATGAAAATGAAAAGCTGACTTCTGGAGAAACTTCCATACAGCATCTTGGAGATCTGGCACAAACAGCTTATAAAAATAATGACAGAATTTATAAGACTCCTTCTTTAAGAGTGGCTCCCATAAGGGCAGTTACCCATCTTGATGTGGAATATTCACAAAAAAGTGCTTCCGGAAGTAAAGCCGTAGAGGTCATGAATGTTTCAGGCTCAACTTCTATTCCTTTTCTTCATCCGGGTTGTGTGGCAGACATAAAGATCCGGGAACAGGATTCTAATAAAACGAGGCACCTCACTACACTTATGATTACTGAAACGGTTCATGAGGTAAATGCCCGAGGGTATTATACCGGAAGCTTTGAAGCAATTTCTGAAGGAACAGGCTATATGCCTCAACCGGAATTTTATATTCCAAGACCAGAACCTCAGATTGCAACCGTAGTTTCCAATACCGATCCTGCAGGCCAAGGAAGAGTAAGTGTAAGATTTGACTGGCAGTTGAATGAAACCACAGATTTTATCCGTATGATGAGTCCTGATGCCGGAGGAACCGGTCAGATTACTCAAAACCGTGGCTATGTAGCGGTTCCTGAAGTGGGAGATCAGGTAATGGTTAATTTTCAACATGGTCATCCTGACAGACCTTTTGTGATGGGAGGAATGTTTCATGGGGGAACAGGTCTTGGAGGCGGTGCCAATAATCACATGAGATCCATACAGACCAAATCCGGAATAAAAATTCTGATGAATGATGATGAAAAGAGTGTGAATATCATAGATCCAAGCGGAAATAATTACCTGATGGACGGGCAGGGGAATATTATCATTACTGCACCCAATGATATTACATTTAATGCAGGTGGAAATTTAGCCATCAATGTTGGACAAAATATGAGTACGACAGTGCAAATGAGTTCAAATGAATCTATTGGAATTAATAAATCATCCAGTGTAGGGATGATGAATATGCTTACTGTAGGAAAGGATTTTATTACCAATGTCATCGGAAAACTTACTCATTATGTAAAAGGTGATATGGAAACGTATGGTGAAAAAGAACATAAAACCATTTCCTTAAAAGGGATGGAAGTAAGCAGTGGAAACAAAATTGAACATCATGCTGAAAAGGAAATCAATAACAACAGTAATGAGCAATCTAAAAATCACTAA
- the ppk1 gene encoding polyphosphate kinase 1, with the protein MSLHFNPRDITWLAFNERVLQEAMDEKVPLHLRIRFLGIFSNNLDEFFRVRVAGLKRAMDFKEKVIAESFYQPPSKILQRINEVVMKQQLNFDKTWKKIQTEMADHKVFIKNSKNLTATQKDFVRNYFDEVVESNVIPILLHENTPMPYLRDKSLYLGVAMRKKDWQYSSNYAIIEIPSRFVGRFVLLPTEDPEEKNVMLLEDVITFNLPHIFSYFGYDEFAANAFKVTKDAELDLDNDIRTNFAEKIEKGLKNRRKGKPTRFVFDKDMDKALLELLIRKLNLTKKDSIIPGGKIHNFKHFMDFPDVFEKYERPVERTSFTHQAFEHGERVTDVIMKEDVLLTFPYHKYNPVIDLLREAAMDPDVKSIQITAYRLASNSKISNALIYAARNGKEVTVMLELQARFDEESNLEWKEMLEPEGITVLIGLPGKKVHAKLCVIKKRAHNKTIQYGFVSTGNFNEKTARIYGDHLLLTSDRGIMADINKVFNVLKKPKDDYIPVLKTCKNLLVCPQFMREKIVHHIDKEIEEAKAGRKAEIIVKVNSLSDRSLIEKLYDAATVGVTIRLIVRGIYCAVNQKEFKEKIKAISIVDEYLEHARVMYFYNKGAEDMYISSADWMTRNLDYRIEAAAKITDKNLKKELKDILDIQLRDNVKARILDKKLSNEYIRNDKKECRSQIETYKYLKAKTSKQ; encoded by the coding sequence ATGTCATTACACTTTAATCCACGAGATATTACATGGTTAGCCTTTAATGAAAGGGTTTTACAGGAAGCCATGGATGAAAAAGTTCCTTTACATCTAAGAATACGTTTTCTGGGAATCTTCTCCAACAACCTGGATGAGTTTTTCCGAGTACGTGTTGCCGGATTAAAACGTGCCATGGATTTTAAAGAAAAGGTCATTGCCGAGTCCTTTTATCAGCCACCCTCCAAAATCCTTCAGAGAATCAATGAAGTAGTGATGAAACAGCAGCTGAATTTTGATAAAACCTGGAAAAAAATCCAGACAGAAATGGCTGATCATAAAGTTTTCATCAAAAATTCCAAGAACCTGACAGCGACACAAAAGGATTTTGTGAGAAACTATTTTGACGAAGTGGTGGAATCTAATGTTATTCCAATTCTTCTTCATGAGAATACTCCCATGCCTTACCTGAGAGATAAAAGCCTCTATCTTGGAGTTGCCATGAGAAAAAAAGACTGGCAATATTCCAGTAACTATGCCATTATTGAAATTCCGTCCCGTTTTGTAGGAAGATTTGTATTGCTTCCCACTGAAGATCCGGAAGAAAAAAACGTCATGCTTCTGGAAGATGTAATTACCTTCAACTTACCCCATATTTTTTCTTATTTCGGATATGATGAATTTGCGGCTAATGCTTTTAAAGTAACCAAAGATGCAGAATTGGATCTGGATAATGACATCCGTACCAACTTTGCAGAAAAGATAGAAAAAGGTCTTAAAAACAGAAGAAAAGGAAAACCTACCCGTTTTGTTTTTGATAAAGATATGGATAAAGCTTTGCTTGAGCTGTTGATCAGAAAACTGAACTTAACTAAAAAAGACAGCATTATTCCGGGTGGAAAGATCCATAATTTCAAACATTTTATGGACTTCCCTGATGTTTTTGAAAAATATGAAAGACCTGTGGAACGCACATCTTTCACCCATCAGGCTTTTGAGCATGGAGAGAGAGTGACAGACGTCATTATGAAAGAAGATGTACTGCTTACCTTTCCATACCATAAATATAATCCGGTAATTGATCTTCTGCGCGAAGCAGCAATGGACCCCGATGTAAAATCCATACAGATCACCGCTTACAGGCTGGCCAGTAACTCAAAAATCAGCAACGCATTGATTTATGCAGCCAGAAATGGTAAAGAAGTAACGGTAATGCTGGAACTACAAGCCAGATTTGATGAAGAGTCCAATCTGGAGTGGAAAGAAATGTTGGAACCAGAGGGTATCACCGTTCTTATAGGACTTCCGGGCAAAAAAGTTCACGCCAAGCTTTGTGTTATTAAAAAGAGAGCCCATAACAAGACCATTCAATATGGCTTTGTAAGTACCGGAAACTTCAATGAGAAAACAGCAAGAATTTACGGAGATCATTTGCTTCTCACTTCTGACCGAGGCATTATGGCAGACATCAATAAAGTGTTCAATGTTTTGAAAAAGCCGAAAGATGATTATATTCCTGTTTTGAAAACTTGTAAAAATTTATTAGTTTGCCCTCAGTTTATGCGTGAAAAGATTGTTCACCATATTGATAAGGAGATTGAAGAAGCGAAGGCAGGAAGAAAAGCCGAGATCATTGTTAAGGTTAATTCATTAAGTGACAGATCATTAATCGAAAAATTATATGATGCCGCCACGGTAGGAGTAACCATCAGACTGATTGTAAGAGGAATCTACTGTGCTGTTAATCAAAAAGAATTTAAAGAAAAAATTAAGGCGATCAGTATCGTAGATGAATATCTGGAACATGCCAGAGTAATGTATTTCTATAATAAAGGAGCAGAAGATATGTATATTTCCTCTGCCGACTGGATGACCCGAAACCTTGATTACAGAATTGAAGCCGCAGCTAAAATAACCGACAAAAACCTTAAAAAAGAATTGAAAGATATCCTCGACATTCAGCTTAGAGATAATGTAAAGGCTAGAATTTTAGATAAAAAATTAAGCAACGAATACATCAGAAATGATAAAAAAGAATGTCGATCACAAATAGAAACCTATAAGTATTTAAAAGCTAAAACAAGCAAACAATGA